One genomic region from Sphingobacterium sp. UGAL515B_05 encodes:
- a CDS encoding alpha-amylase family glycosyl hydrolase codes for MGKHISRLIGCLWVIVLLSSCANKKDIVDVEQAPVVEQQGSGLLNLSAPFIYWDQEITLQFDLSKGNAALKGSTTDLYLHAGLIPVSGGSWQHVATDWSKNDNAYKLKFVSAGLYSFTFTPSKFFNLTNGGEFGQMALLVRNSNGSLVQRNKNNSDLFLPLVTSNTQAIRFVSPTLQPTDPITLEQMYTVGDNLKLKVQATQSGKISIWDNGLLLAESSAVLSLEKSLSLQSNGLHELEARLEAGGKIYSSKAQLFVESKPAIAALPIGINPNGTTINREKGEVSFALTAPLKTSVYLLGDFNNYKALPAYAMSQTPDGKTWWVTVSNLDFSKKHTYQFLVDGQLNIADPYAELILDPQNDAVLGLTAAAVPAYPAAAHGIVGVLDLPAKSYSWKTTLFNKPAQGDLVIYELLVRDFVKQHQYTTLKDSLPYLKRLGVNAVELMPVQESEGNSTWGYNPSFHRALDKYYGLKNDLKAYVDACHENGIAVILDVVFNHAFGQSPLVQLYFEQGNVASNSPWFNTVAKHPFNVGFDFNHESNYTQTFVKDVLTYWMQEYKIDGFRFDLSKGFTQKNSGTSESDLSAWNAYDASRVAILKHYQQHIRSIDPSCYIILEHLGGDQEEAELAQSGMLLWNNMNAVFNEAAMGWNANNGSDLGRLFPSGHGMSQPSFVSYMESHDEQRLLFKCLNYGNSSGSYNIRNLSTALKRMEQAAVFLLASPGPKMIWQFGEYGYDVSIDENGRTGEKPLLWSYLQQDDRKKLFETYAKLTRFKTKNSIFQNGTIITSAMKDAVKYFVLEKEGQQVGVLGNFGVESVDLALPAALQGQWVDNFTGKELNWSGQSKLSLLPGQYQLISKTKLNK; via the coding sequence ATGGGGAAGCATATCTCTCGTTTAATAGGGTGTCTCTGGGTGATTGTCCTATTATCATCATGTGCAAATAAGAAAGATATCGTGGATGTCGAGCAAGCTCCCGTTGTTGAACAGCAGGGATCTGGTTTGCTCAATCTTTCCGCCCCATTTATCTATTGGGATCAGGAAATCACCTTGCAATTTGATCTTTCGAAAGGAAACGCGGCTTTAAAAGGTAGCACTACCGATCTGTACCTACACGCAGGATTGATTCCTGTGAGTGGGGGTAGCTGGCAACATGTCGCGACAGATTGGTCTAAGAATGACAATGCCTATAAACTTAAATTTGTTTCTGCTGGTTTATATTCATTCACATTTACCCCCTCCAAATTTTTTAACCTGACAAATGGTGGAGAATTTGGTCAGATGGCACTTTTAGTGCGCAATAGTAATGGGTCACTGGTCCAACGAAACAAAAATAATTCAGATCTATTTCTTCCTCTTGTAACGAGCAATACGCAAGCCATTCGTTTTGTTTCACCTACGCTGCAACCCACAGATCCCATTACCCTGGAGCAGATGTACACTGTTGGAGATAATCTGAAGTTAAAAGTACAGGCAACGCAGTCCGGAAAAATCAGTATCTGGGATAATGGCTTATTGCTTGCTGAATCTTCTGCGGTACTGTCATTAGAAAAATCGCTCAGTCTACAAAGTAATGGCCTACACGAGCTTGAAGCACGTCTTGAAGCTGGGGGTAAAATATATTCCAGTAAAGCCCAGTTATTTGTGGAGTCAAAACCTGCCATCGCTGCACTCCCGATCGGCATCAATCCAAATGGAACAACGATAAACAGGGAAAAAGGGGAGGTCAGTTTTGCGCTCACGGCGCCATTAAAAACGAGTGTGTATCTCTTGGGCGATTTTAACAACTATAAAGCATTACCAGCCTATGCGATGAGCCAAACACCGGATGGAAAAACCTGGTGGGTTACCGTATCAAATCTGGATTTCTCTAAAAAACATACTTATCAGTTTTTGGTGGACGGTCAACTGAATATCGCTGATCCCTATGCTGAGCTGATTCTTGATCCGCAAAACGATGCCGTACTCGGACTGACCGCGGCGGCTGTACCCGCTTATCCCGCGGCGGCGCACGGAATAGTTGGGGTGTTGGATCTCCCTGCGAAGTCTTATTCATGGAAAACCACGCTATTTAATAAGCCAGCTCAAGGTGATTTAGTTATTTACGAACTCTTGGTCCGTGATTTTGTCAAACAACATCAATATACCACATTGAAAGATTCTTTGCCTTATTTAAAAAGGCTGGGTGTAAATGCGGTCGAGCTAATGCCTGTTCAGGAATCGGAGGGGAATTCGACCTGGGGTTATAATCCTTCTTTCCACCGCGCGTTGGATAAATACTATGGCTTGAAAAACGACTTGAAAGCCTACGTAGACGCTTGTCACGAAAATGGTATTGCCGTGATTTTGGATGTTGTTTTTAATCATGCTTTTGGTCAGTCCCCGCTTGTACAGCTTTATTTTGAGCAGGGCAACGTTGCGAGCAATAGTCCTTGGTTCAATACGGTAGCCAAGCATCCGTTCAATGTTGGCTTTGACTTTAACCACGAAAGTAATTACACACAGACCTTTGTTAAGGATGTATTGACCTATTGGATGCAGGAGTATAAGATTGATGGGTTCCGATTTGACTTGTCTAAAGGGTTTACACAGAAAAATTCGGGTACTTCAGAAAGTGATTTAAGTGCATGGAATGCTTACGATGCGTCACGTGTGGCGATCTTGAAGCACTACCAGCAGCATATTCGCAGCATCGATCCTTCCTGTTATATTATTCTCGAACATCTTGGTGGAGATCAGGAAGAGGCCGAACTTGCACAATCCGGGATGTTGCTATGGAACAACATGAATGCGGTCTTCAATGAGGCGGCGATGGGCTGGAATGCCAACAACGGCTCGGATTTAGGCAGATTATTCCCTTCGGGCCACGGCATGTCCCAACCTTCTTTTGTGTCTTATATGGAAAGCCATGACGAACAGCGGTTGCTGTTCAAATGCCTGAATTATGGCAATTCATCAGGTAGTTATAACATCAGGAACCTCAGTACGGCATTAAAGCGTATGGAACAGGCCGCCGTGTTTTTATTGGCTTCGCCCGGACCTAAGATGATCTGGCAGTTTGGTGAATACGGCTATGATGTATCTATCGATGAAAATGGGCGCACAGGCGAAAAACCATTGTTGTGGAGTTATCTACAACAAGATGATCGCAAAAAACTCTTTGAGACTTACGCCAAACTCACGCGTTTCAAAACCAAAAATAGCATTTTCCAAAACGGGACAATTATAACCTCGGCTATGAAAGATGCCGTTAAATATTTTGTTCTCGAAAAGGAGGGACAACAAGTAGGGGTACTTGGCAATTTTGGGGTAGAAAGTGTGGACTTGGCCTTGCCAGCAGCGTTGCAGGGGCAGTGGGTCGATAATTTTACAGGAAAAGAGCTCAATTGGTCTGGCCAGTCAAAATTGAGTCTCCTCCCTGGGCAGTACCAATTGATAAGCAAAACAAAACTAAATAAATAA
- a CDS encoding LacI family DNA-binding transcriptional regulator, with protein MSQLTIIDLAKKLGLSKSTVSRAFRDNVDINPATKARILAMAEEIGFSPNVYASSLKANKSLTIAIIIPEFGNKFFSQAIKGIEAVARSKGYHTLIYVTDHQVQNEASIVRSLANGRVDGVIISASGEGKDHSHLQLLAERGIPVMFFDRAYDDWKGGYITGNDFDSAYLATKHLIDNACKRIAYLAINPNVSIGKVRKDGYEKALQEVGIPIRPALILDTVNDADQNMKDIADLIEQEKPDAIFASVERLAISSIRVAKQLAIRIPEDLKIICFSCLDIADLIDPALSVVKQPAYEMGQLVTKYLLDKMEDPENSKFANSVYLDSQLIFQKSSLK; from the coding sequence ATGTCGCAATTAACAATAATAGATCTGGCCAAAAAACTCGGCTTATCAAAATCGACCGTTTCCCGTGCATTTCGGGATAACGTGGACATTAATCCAGCGACAAAAGCTCGGATTTTGGCTATGGCCGAAGAAATCGGTTTTTCGCCGAATGTTTATGCAAGTAGTCTAAAGGCAAATAAAAGTCTGACCATTGCGATTATTATTCCCGAATTTGGCAATAAATTTTTCTCGCAGGCCATCAAAGGAATAGAGGCTGTGGCGCGCTCCAAGGGTTATCATACCTTGATTTATGTGACGGATCATCAGGTGCAAAATGAAGCCTCAATCGTACGTTCACTGGCCAATGGGCGGGTGGATGGCGTTATTATTTCGGCTTCGGGTGAGGGGAAAGACCATTCGCATTTGCAACTTTTGGCGGAACGGGGAATACCGGTCATGTTTTTTGACCGTGCTTATGACGATTGGAAGGGGGGGTACATTACGGGTAATGACTTTGATTCGGCTTACCTGGCAACCAAACACCTGATCGATAATGCCTGTAAACGGATCGCTTATCTTGCAATCAATCCGAATGTCTCCATCGGTAAGGTGCGTAAAGATGGCTACGAAAAGGCGCTGCAGGAAGTGGGGATTCCGATCAGACCAGCGCTTATTTTGGATACGGTGAATGATGCTGATCAGAATATGAAAGATATTGCCGACTTGATCGAGCAGGAGAAACCCGATGCCATATTTGCTTCGGTAGAGCGTCTTGCTATTTCGAGTATACGGGTTGCCAAGCAGCTTGCAATTCGGATTCCTGAAGATCTTAAAATCATTTGTTTTTCTTGTTTGGATATCGCCGATCTGATTGACCCGGCACTGAGCGTAGTGAAACAACCAGCCTATGAAATGGGCCAATTAGTAACAAAATACCTATTGGATAAGATGGAAGACCCTGAAAATAGTAAGTTTGCTAATTCGGTTTACCTTGATTCCCAGCTTATTTTTCAAAAATCTAGCCTGAAATAA
- a CDS encoding Gfo/Idh/MocA family oxidoreductase, with protein sequence MKRREFIAKGIVSSLAFTIVPRVVLGGNGFLAPSDRINLGFIGVGKQSYTLMNGLNRCKEIASLAACDVDRKKLAAFIAATTKKQTELSKAQTEIKAYHHYRELLDRKDIDAVVIATPDHWHAQIAVDAAKAGKDIYCEKPLALTIAEGRAMVDATRKYKRVFQTGSMQRSSYNFRQAAELVLNGYIGKIKEINVSVGEPVKQCDLPSMPAPDYLDWDMWVGPSSYRGYNPILSPPLEDDKWAWWRGYRDFGGGYITDWGAHMFDIVQWALGMDESGPVQFNPPKEANSNSGLSFSYANGVRVNHVQWGVHNAIQFIGEKGKIEVSREFIRSNPENLANLKLTSSDRRLYYSDNHYQDWVDAIKKRSKPICDVEIGHRTSSVCNAINIAYELQKDLKWNPQKEQFDNDYANLMRSRPYRGEWDFRKF encoded by the coding sequence ATGAAAAGAAGAGAATTTATAGCCAAGGGAATTGTATCCTCTTTGGCTTTTACAATTGTCCCGCGCGTTGTGTTGGGAGGCAATGGATTTCTTGCGCCAAGTGATCGAATCAATCTTGGGTTTATTGGTGTCGGAAAACAATCCTATACCTTGATGAATGGCCTCAATCGCTGCAAGGAAATCGCAAGTCTGGCTGCCTGCGATGTAGACCGAAAAAAATTAGCTGCATTTATTGCAGCGACAACGAAAAAACAGACGGAATTGTCAAAAGCACAGACCGAGATCAAGGCCTATCATCATTATCGGGAACTATTGGATCGGAAAGATATTGATGCTGTTGTCATTGCTACACCCGATCATTGGCATGCGCAGATTGCAGTTGATGCGGCTAAAGCTGGCAAAGATATTTATTGTGAGAAACCCCTTGCATTGACCATTGCCGAAGGTCGTGCCATGGTCGATGCAACCCGAAAATATAAACGTGTATTTCAGACGGGCAGCATGCAGCGTTCTTCCTATAATTTTAGACAGGCAGCAGAACTGGTTCTCAATGGCTATATCGGCAAAATAAAGGAAATCAATGTTTCTGTGGGCGAACCGGTCAAACAATGTGACCTTCCCTCCATGCCAGCCCCCGATTATCTCGATTGGGATATGTGGGTAGGACCTTCATCATATCGGGGTTATAATCCGATATTAAGCCCACCTTTGGAAGACGATAAATGGGCCTGGTGGCGCGGTTACCGTGATTTTGGTGGCGGTTACATCACCGATTGGGGAGCACATATGTTTGACATCGTACAATGGGCCTTGGGCATGGATGAATCGGGCCCTGTTCAGTTTAATCCACCCAAGGAGGCCAACAGCAATAGCGGGCTCTCGTTTAGCTATGCCAATGGCGTTCGTGTAAACCATGTGCAGTGGGGAGTACATAATGCGATCCAATTTATTGGTGAAAAAGGTAAGATTGAAGTAAGCCGCGAATTTATCCGTTCGAACCCGGAAAATTTGGCAAATCTTAAGCTGACATCTTCTGATCGTCGTTTGTATTATAGTGATAATCACTATCAGGACTGGGTTGATGCGATCAAAAAAAGAAGTAAGCCTATCTGTGATGTTGAAATAGGTCACCGGACGAGCTCGGTGTGCAATGCCATCAATATTGCGTATGAACTTCAAAAGGATTTAAAATGGAATCCACAAAAAGAACAGTTCGACAATGACTATGCTAATCTCATGCGCAGTCGCCCTTATCGCGGGGAATGGGATTTTAGAAAGTTCTAG
- a CDS encoding alpha-L-fucosidase: MMKINFFKWKCAAAVGMLLCMTDVAISQTKSPPYEGVAGWQETQDKRMEWFKEARFGLFIHWGLYSAAGGSFEGKQYPQHYAEWIQTWGKIPSKQYAEVLKPKFTLGSFDPKSWARLAKKTGMKYMVLTSRHHEGFSLFNSQQPYALKNDVTGTANLSPKGRDLYREIMDAFRQEGIKVGAYYSLLDWQHPDSYEAFQLNPNVNKHQPDHERYKAYLYGQIKELAQNYGRLDMLWPDFSSKQHEGEAWGTKHILTDLIKWQPNIIINNRFWNGLENKNGDIGTPEKYIPPTGLPGMYWEVSHTMNESYGYSAHDQNWKSFPKIMQLFVETVSKGGNFLLNVGPDGDGAIPEPAVRIMEQIGEWMKVNGESIYGTTASPFQALDWGYCTQKNGKLYLHVFDRPADGKINLPIKNKVTAVYALASPNMKLKSTLENGKPAIPVDIFDSKKGPKVIVVEIQGKPIVEESLTQTQADGRIVMNANNAKLQEGKGLKIIGAHTHDPNRPNAIGQWKDLADKVFWDIKIQKPGKYRVLVNYLANSNQHGKIVLSMLGQQLPWTFVTEKEAKFKEVVMGTIEVSQQVIGEPSTKVILQATAIEGDTLPEIASITLVPIQE, encoded by the coding sequence ATGATGAAAATCAATTTTTTTAAATGGAAGTGTGCAGCAGCTGTGGGAATGTTGCTGTGTATGACCGATGTTGCTATTTCACAGACCAAATCGCCACCGTATGAAGGTGTTGCAGGTTGGCAGGAGACGCAAGATAAACGTATGGAATGGTTTAAAGAGGCCCGTTTTGGGTTATTTATCCATTGGGGATTGTACAGTGCTGCAGGTGGTTCATTTGAAGGGAAACAATATCCACAACATTATGCCGAATGGATACAAACCTGGGGGAAAATTCCCAGTAAGCAGTATGCCGAAGTACTGAAACCAAAATTTACTTTAGGTTCTTTTGACCCAAAGTCCTGGGCACGCCTTGCGAAAAAAACGGGAATGAAGTATATGGTACTGACCTCCCGACACCACGAAGGCTTTAGCCTGTTCAATAGCCAGCAACCTTATGCCTTGAAAAATGATGTTACGGGTACGGCAAATTTATCGCCGAAAGGAAGAGATCTTTACCGCGAAATTATGGATGCTTTCCGTCAGGAGGGAATAAAAGTAGGAGCTTATTATTCGCTCCTGGATTGGCAGCATCCCGATTCTTATGAAGCTTTTCAGCTGAACCCGAATGTGAATAAGCATCAGCCAGATCATGAACGTTACAAAGCCTATCTCTATGGGCAGATCAAGGAACTTGCACAAAACTATGGGCGGCTGGACATGCTGTGGCCCGATTTCAGCAGCAAACAGCATGAGGGCGAAGCCTGGGGGACAAAGCATATTTTGACAGACCTGATCAAATGGCAGCCCAATATTATTATCAATAATCGATTTTGGAACGGTCTCGAAAATAAGAATGGTGATATCGGAACTCCCGAAAAATATATTCCACCAACAGGTTTGCCGGGTATGTACTGGGAGGTGAGCCATACCATGAATGAAAGTTATGGTTATAGCGCCCATGATCAAAATTGGAAAAGTTTTCCCAAGATCATGCAATTATTTGTGGAAACGGTGAGTAAAGGAGGGAATTTCCTGTTAAATGTCGGACCTGATGGTGACGGTGCCATTCCTGAACCTGCGGTGCGGATTATGGAGCAAATCGGGGAATGGATGAAGGTCAATGGCGAATCTATTTACGGTACCACCGCGAGTCCTTTCCAAGCCTTGGATTGGGGGTATTGTACCCAAAAAAATGGAAAGCTATATCTGCATGTTTTTGATCGCCCGGCCGATGGAAAAATAAATCTGCCCATCAAAAATAAAGTGACGGCTGTCTACGCCCTAGCTTCACCTAACATGAAGTTAAAATCTACTTTAGAAAACGGAAAACCAGCAATTCCTGTCGATATCTTCGATAGTAAGAAAGGACCGAAGGTTATTGTTGTCGAAATCCAGGGAAAACCAATTGTTGAGGAAAGCCTGACCCAGACACAGGCAGATGGACGTATCGTGATGAACGCAAATAATGCAAAATTACAGGAAGGAAAGGGATTAAAAATTATTGGTGCACATACCCATGATCCAAACCGCCCGAACGCCATTGGTCAATGGAAAGACCTTGCGGATAAAGTTTTTTGGGATATCAAAATTCAAAAACCAGGGAAGTATCGTGTGCTCGTCAATTATCTGGCGAATAGCAATCAGCACGGTAAAATTGTGCTCTCGATGCTCGGACAGCAGCTCCCATGGACGTTTGTCACTGAAAAAGAAGCTAAATTTAAGGAAGTGGTCATGGGAACCATTGAGGTATCCCAGCAAGTAATTGGTGAGCCCAGTACGAAGGTGATTTTGCAGGCTACAGCCATCGAAGGCGATACTTTGCCAGAGATTGCTTCGATTACTTTGGTTCCTATACAAGAATAA
- a CDS encoding SGNH/GDSL hydrolase family protein — MLNLLLKTKKTRFLPIFLCFSIWYGQAIGQKKTNSFGWGDAQKVLFLGNSITYAGQYVAMTESLFLSSHPKGKPQFINSGLPSETVSGLSEPNHADGKFPRPCLFDRLDNVLDKIKPEVVFVCYGMNDGIYLPFDAIRFEAYKNGIIRLHKRLVDRGVKRILWMTPPVHDDPQLRLNGYNKVLDRYAEWLMGYAKMHSWEIIDLHFPMRRYLEANIEKDAQFKLAADGVHPGELGHWLMAKEIVQHLMPDFPIESTWDDNLHNQPKLRQLYTLVLKRQTMMKDAWLTYTGHKRPGLSKGIPIEDASKAYAVIQDEIKALGF, encoded by the coding sequence ATGTTGAATCTATTATTAAAAACAAAAAAAACACGCTTTTTGCCAATTTTCCTCTGCTTTAGTATATGGTATGGACAAGCTATTGGGCAGAAAAAAACGAATAGTTTTGGCTGGGGGGATGCACAGAAAGTACTTTTTTTAGGCAATAGTATTACTTACGCGGGGCAATATGTCGCTATGACAGAAAGCCTATTCCTGAGCAGTCACCCGAAAGGGAAACCTCAGTTTATTAATTCGGGCTTACCAAGTGAGACCGTTTCTGGACTCAGTGAACCGAATCATGCCGATGGAAAATTTCCACGCCCCTGTCTATTTGATCGACTGGACAATGTGCTCGATAAAATAAAACCTGAGGTTGTTTTTGTTTGTTACGGTATGAATGACGGCATTTATCTCCCTTTTGATGCTATCCGTTTTGAAGCCTATAAAAATGGAATTATCCGTTTGCACAAACGTTTGGTCGATCGGGGCGTCAAGCGCATCCTATGGATGACACCCCCGGTACATGATGATCCGCAGCTTCGGCTCAATGGCTACAATAAAGTATTGGATCGCTATGCCGAATGGCTTATGGGCTATGCCAAAATGCATTCCTGGGAAATCATAGACCTCCATTTTCCCATGCGTCGTTACTTGGAAGCTAATATCGAGAAAGACGCTCAGTTTAAATTGGCCGCCGATGGGGTGCACCCCGGAGAGTTGGGGCATTGGCTAATGGCTAAGGAAATAGTACAGCACCTGATGCCTGATTTCCCGATTGAAAGCACATGGGATGACAATTTGCACAATCAACCAAAACTTCGCCAGTTATATACGCTTGTTTTGAAAAGGCAGACGATGATGAAAGACGCATGGCTGACCTATACAGGTCATAAACGACCAGGGCTATCCAAGGGAATTCCAATAGAAGATGCTAGCAAAGCATATGCTGTTATTCAGGATGAAATTAAAGCGTTGGGTTTCTGA
- a CDS encoding alpha-L-fucosidase, with protein MNRQKAKALKDFQQQKFGLFIHWGLYAIPAGIWNGQKMEDLGSPSVAEWIQLVAKIPRSTYAKLADQFSPQSFDADKIVKMAKDAGMKYLVVTSKHHDGFALYGSAVSSFNSKQATPFKRDIIQELYDACLRHKLDFGIYYSQNIDWRDGSDAQYAVTKAQRDLVHTKTDAFGANLWDPSENSFASYLNEKAIPQVKEILTRFKQLKYIWFDMPGLMTAEQSFRFYKTVYDCNPRVIVSERIGNGMGDYAIPGDNRIPDSSERFTRPWEAIGTFNHSWGYKSYDHDWKNVDELRYWLLEIVSKGGNYMLNIGPDAQGNVATPVKKNLAILGKWLRLNAEAVYGTSPWTIAHEGPTTVRITDTEQREREGFKVSLTALDFWFTQKNDFVYAMALVVPKDGIVKVQSLNQNKAKVKSVEILGFGQIDFQQDNHGLQLKLPKKIQNSSLGYALKIKLG; from the coding sequence ATGAATAGACAGAAGGCAAAGGCATTAAAAGATTTTCAGCAGCAGAAATTTGGTCTATTTATCCATTGGGGGCTGTATGCTATTCCGGCAGGGATATGGAATGGGCAAAAAATGGAAGATTTGGGTAGCCCGAGTGTTGCTGAATGGATTCAACTGGTTGCAAAAATTCCTCGGTCTACTTATGCAAAATTGGCGGATCAATTCTCCCCGCAATCTTTTGATGCCGATAAAATTGTTAAAATGGCCAAGGACGCAGGGATGAAGTATCTTGTTGTGACGAGCAAACATCACGACGGATTTGCCCTCTATGGTTCAGCGGTTAGTTCATTCAATAGCAAGCAGGCTACGCCCTTTAAACGCGATATCATTCAGGAACTTTATGATGCTTGTCTTCGGCACAAACTCGATTTTGGTATCTATTATTCACAGAATATCGACTGGCGGGATGGTAGCGACGCGCAATATGCGGTAACAAAGGCACAGCGTGATCTTGTTCATACCAAAACCGATGCTTTTGGTGCCAATCTCTGGGATCCCAGCGAAAATTCTTTCGCTTCGTATCTCAACGAAAAAGCAATTCCTCAGGTAAAGGAAATTTTGACGCGGTTTAAACAGTTGAAATATATCTGGTTTGATATGCCGGGATTGATGACTGCAGAACAGAGCTTTCGATTCTATAAAACTGTGTATGATTGTAATCCACGTGTTATTGTCTCCGAGCGAATTGGCAATGGTATGGGCGATTATGCCATTCCTGGAGATAATCGGATTCCTGACTCTTCTGAGCGTTTTACCAGACCTTGGGAAGCCATTGGAACATTCAACCATTCCTGGGGCTATAAATCTTATGACCACGATTGGAAAAATGTGGATGAATTAAGGTATTGGCTCCTTGAAATTGTCAGTAAAGGAGGAAATTATATGCTTAATATTGGTCCAGATGCACAAGGAAATGTAGCCACACCGGTAAAGAAAAATCTTGCTATCTTAGGGAAATGGTTGCGGCTCAATGCCGAAGCGGTTTATGGGACATCGCCCTGGACCATCGCGCATGAGGGACCAACAACAGTACGGATAACAGATACCGAGCAACGGGAAAGGGAAGGATTTAAAGTATCATTGACAGCCTTGGATTTTTGGTTTACTCAGAAGAATGATTTTGTATATGCGATGGCTCTTGTAGTACCCAAAGATGGAATCGTCAAGGTACAGTCCTTGAACCAGAATAAGGCTAAAGTGAAATCAGTGGAAATTCTAGGGTTTGGTCAAATCGATTTCCAGCAGGATAACCATGGATTGCAATTGAAATTACCCAAGAAGATACAAAACAGCAGCTTGGGCTATGCGCTAAAAATAAAACTAGGCTAA
- a CDS encoding glycoside hydrolase family 88 protein has protein sequence MIFFRYSLYFIYFLSFFYPFFLRADTSDMVKKGFDLAQRQYALLYDDHSDLRKYPRSADPKGKTTFTDIRDWTGGFWPGCLWYVFEYTGKDQWRDAALKWTNSLRQNQYNTQHHDIGFVMNCSYGNAYRLTGDTIFKSILIQSAKSLLTRFNPKVGAIKSWDTFSSWDGKHTYEFPVIIDNMMNLELLFLASKLSGDSVYRNAAIRHAETTLKNQYRADYSSYHVVTYDPNTGAVLSRETAQGFSDNSAWARGQAWGLYGFVVMYRETKDPKFLQAALKMAEFYIKHPRLPQDKVPQWDFDVNQAGFVPNWNYRKADFETIPRDASAAAVTASALLELVDYMGTGQQQEYLDVAEAILRSLGSPQYSSAVGANGLFVLKHSVGSIPHQGEIDVPLVYADYYYLEALMRWNKRNHQLTQLMNEWGR, from the coding sequence ATGATTTTTTTTAGATATAGCCTATACTTTATTTATTTTTTGAGTTTTTTTTATCCTTTTTTTCTACGTGCGGATACAAGCGATATGGTAAAAAAGGGATTTGATTTGGCCCAGCGGCAGTACGCTTTGTTGTATGACGATCATAGCGATCTGCGTAAGTATCCACGATCGGCAGATCCGAAGGGAAAAACAACTTTTACAGATATCCGGGACTGGACGGGTGGTTTTTGGCCAGGCTGCCTTTGGTATGTCTTTGAGTATACCGGCAAGGATCAATGGCGGGACGCTGCACTAAAATGGACGAATTCATTACGCCAAAATCAATATAATACGCAGCACCATGATATTGGTTTCGTGATGAACTGCAGTTATGGAAATGCCTATCGGTTAACTGGTGATACTATATTCAAATCAATTTTAATCCAGAGCGCCAAATCGCTATTGACACGTTTCAATCCGAAGGTTGGTGCAATTAAGTCTTGGGATACCTTTTCCTCTTGGGATGGTAAACATACGTATGAATTCCCTGTCATTATCGACAACATGATGAATTTGGAACTTCTTTTTTTAGCTTCCAAATTATCCGGGGATTCTGTTTATCGTAATGCCGCTATTCGACACGCCGAAACGACGCTGAAAAATCAATATCGCGCAGATTACAGTTCTTATCATGTGGTTACCTATGACCCCAATACCGGTGCTGTATTGAGCCGGGAAACGGCACAGGGTTTTTCGGACAATTCCGCTTGGGCTAGAGGGCAGGCCTGGGGATTGTATGGGTTTGTTGTGATGTACCGTGAAACGAAGGACCCTAAGTTTTTACAGGCTGCGCTAAAAATGGCTGAGTTTTATATAAAGCATCCGCGCCTGCCTCAAGATAAGGTGCCACAATGGGACTTCGATGTAAATCAAGCTGGATTTGTCCCAAACTGGAATTATCGCAAAGCAGATTTTGAGACTATTCCACGGGACGCGTCGGCAGCAGCGGTTACTGCTTCGGCATTGCTGGAACTGGTTGACTACATGGGAACTGGACAGCAACAGGAATATTTGGATGTCGCCGAAGCGATCTTGCGCTCATTGGGTTCACCGCAGTACTCCAGTGCGGTTGGAGCAAACGGTTTGTTTGTGCTGAAACATAGTGTAGGCAGTATTCCGCATCAAGGGGAGATTGACGTCCCGCTAGTGTATGCAGATTATTATTATCTAGAAGCATTGATGCGCTGGAACAAGCGAAACCATCAGCTTACACAATTGATGAACGAATGGGGGAGATGA